CGGACCAGGTTGACCAGTTCCTGCATGACCTGGTCGGCGGTCGTCACCACCCGGCTGTTCGCCTGGAAGGCGCGCTGGGCCACGACGAGGTTGGTGAATTCCTTAGCCAGGTCGACGTTGCTCGTCTCCAGGGCCCCGGGCACCAGCGAGACGCCGTTCCCCTCGCCGGCGAACATCTCGATGGCCTGGCCCGAGTTGCCGCTGCGACGGTAGGTGTTGTTGGCGTCGCGGGTCAGGCCGTCGGCGTTGCTGAAGGTGGCCAGGCCGATGCGGGCGATGGCCTGGGCCGTGTCGTTGCTGAAGATGCCGGTGATGGTGCCGGTCTGGTCGATGTTGAAGTCGACCAGGGTGCCGGTGCCGTAGCCGTCGGCGATCGACTGCAGGTTGCCCGTGCCCTCGAACTGGGTCAGGCCGGTCAGCGCGCCGATCTCACCGTAGTCGACCATCAGCTCGACGTTGGCCGCGCCCTCGGTCCCGGCCGCCTGCGGCTCGAAGACCAGCGTGCTGCTGCCGTCGTCGAAGGTGAAGCTGTTGATGGAGCCGGTGTCGCTGAAGCGGGCCCGGCCGCTGCCGCCGTTGATGATCGTCTCGCCGCCCTCCATCTCCGCGTTCCAGATCCACTCGTTCTCGCCGGGCACCTTCTCGAAGGAGAACGAGATGGTGTGCTCGCCGCCGAGGCTGTCGTAGACGGTCGTCGCCATGGAGAAGGTCTTCTGGTCGCTCGCCTGCTGGGTCTGGGCGAAGTTGAAGGCGTTCTCGAGGGTGCTGTTGATCGTCGACTCCTGGCTGATCGAGATGTCGCTGATGGCCGTGGTCGTGCCGACCTCGCCCTGCACCACGATCTGGCCCTGGTCGTTCACGATGACGGGGTTCGAGTTGATGTTCAGGCTGTTCTGCAGGGTCTGGGCCAGGTCGCCCAGGGTCGTCGTCGCGTCGATGTTCAGGTCGACCGGATCGACCTGGTTGCCGCCCACCGAGCCCCCGATGGCCAGGATCGGCGAATCGGCCGGATCGAGATCGAGGCTGTTTCCGTCCTGGTCGAACATGGCCGTCAGCAGGTCGTTCTCGTCGGCGTAGGCCCGCAGCTCGGACGACGCCTCGGTGGCGCCGTCGGCGATCACCGAGTTGAAGGAGAAGTTGGTGTTGAACTGGGTGCGGCCCACCACCGTGAGGCTGAAGCCCTCGATGTCGACGCCCGAGGCGTTGGTGGCGTTCACGGCGCCGGTGGCGCCGTCGATGGCCAGGGTGATGTTGGCGGCGGTGTTGTTCAGGGAGGCCTGTACGGCGTCCACCATCTCCTGGTAGGTCATGCCGTCGGTGATCGTCACCGAGACCGCCCCGATGTCCGCGCCGCCCATGCGGCCGTTGATGCGGATCACGTCGCCGGCGCTCAGGCCCAGGCTGCCGTTGCTCTCGCCGCTCATCTCGGTCAGCACGTCGGCGCCGGCGGCGGCGACCAGGAACGACGGGCTCTCCATGATCGTGCCCTTGGCGTCGCTGGCGCTGTCGAGGTTGCCCATCAGGGAGACCGTGGTCGAGGGCGAGGCCGGCACCACGAGGCCCGGATCGATGAAGATGTCGGTCATGGGCCCCGAACCGATGTTGCCCATGGTGTCGGCCATGACGCCCTGCACGCGCAGACCCGTCGACGGGTTCACGAGCACGTTCTCGCTGTCGAGGCCGAAGATGCCGGCGCGGGTGTAGACCCGGCTGGCACC
The genomic region above belongs to bacterium and contains:
- a CDS encoding flagellar hook-basal body complex protein, with translation MFKSLYSGVSGLGANLTNLDVIGNNIANSNTTGFKSGRVTFNEMLTQTIKSASRPVAGGLGGTNPQQIGLGTTVASIDTNFAQGNFQTTGKKTDLAIQGPGFFVLSDGASRVYTRAGIFGLDSENVLVNPSTGLRVQGVMADTMGNIGSGPMTDIFIDPGLVVPASPSTTVSLMGNLDSASDAKGTIMESPSFLVAAAGADVLTEMSGESNGSLGLSAGDVIRINGRMGGADIGAVSVTITDGMTYQEMVDAVQASLNNTAANITLAIDGATGAVNATNASGVDIEGFSLTVVGRTQFNTNFSFNSVIADGATEASSELRAYADENDLLTAMFDQDGNSLDLDPADSPILAIGGSVGGNQVDPVDLNIDATTTLGDLAQTLQNSLNINSNPVIVNDQGQIVVQGEVGTTTAISDISISQESTINSTLENAFNFAQTQQASDQKTFSMATTVYDSLGGEHTISFSFEKVPGENEWIWNAEMEGGETIINGGSGRARFSDTGSINSFTFDDGSSTLVFEPQAAGTEGAANVELMVDYGEIGALTGLTQFEGTGNLQSIADGYGTGTLVDFNIDQTGTITGIFSNDTAQAIARIGLATFSNADGLTRDANNTYRRSGNSGQAIEMFAGEGNGVSLVPGALETSNVDLAKEFTNLVVAQRAFQANSRVVTTADQVMQELVNLVR